From Deinococcus aquiradiocola:
GGAGGGAGGCGCGGACACCCAATGTTTCCCGCAACAGGACGACTTCTGGCCGCAAGGCCACCAGTGAGGAAACGACAGGTGGGGCAAAGTCATGATTCAGGAACTCGTGCCGATCCTCAGCAGAACCCGGCCGATTCCCGGTGAGGCGTTGAGCAGTTACCTCGACCGGTTGTCCGCGCATATGCCACTGGCCGTTCCGCTGACGGCCCTGTACTACCGGCTCGGCCTGCAGGAGTCTGAGCGCGCAGCGGACGTGCCGTCCGCGATCGGCATCACGCTGACCCCCAGACAGCTGAAGGACGCGGCGCACGTGTTGCGGCTGCCTGAGGTGGACATCCGGCGCATGCTGCTCTCCCACTACGACGGAGTGGCAGTGAACTTGACCGGGCTGGATCCTGAAGACTCGCAGAGCCTGCGGCGCACTGGCATGCGCGAATGGGCGTACATGGTCGGGTCGCACTACTGCCCGGCCTGTCTTGCGGAAGATCAGGCGTGGCGGGTTGCCTGGAAGCTGCCGTTCTCGTTCGCCTGTGAGCGTCATCAGGCCCTGCTGAACGATACCTGCCCGCTGTGCGCCCGCCGGTCCGGCAATGTCCGCGAGGACCTCGGAGGGGCGTCCAGCTACGCAACAAAGAAGCGCACGCCGGGCTTCTGCATGAACCCGCCGGCCACCGGTGTAGCCGACCAGGGAAGGAATGCTGAGCCGTGCGGCCAGAACCTCGGCGCGGTGCCGCAGCTTGACCTGGCGGACAGCCTGCGGCTGCTGGGCACGCAGAGGCACCTCAACGGGGTGATGGAGGCCGGAGTGGACGCCAGGTCAGGTCTGCCTGCGCTGGCGTATTTCCAGGCCTTACGGAGCCTGTGCGCCCTGATGCTGTACGTCGCGGAACCGGCAGATCTGGGAGAGCTTCCGGAAACGGTGCTGAAGGTGTTTGCCGACCGGGCCGAGGAGCGCAACCTGCGGCTTGACCAGCGCCGGGAGAAGCGGGCTGAGGGCAAGGTCTTCGGCGGACCGGCCATCCACACCTACGGTGCCGTGCCGACCAGCGCGGGACTGATGGCGGCCATGCTGCCACAGGCGGTTGAGATTCTGACCCCGTCCGTGTCGGGAAGTCTGGACGCCCAGGAACTGTCCGAGAAGCTGTTCCCATTCATCCAGCGACTGCGGGACCGGGAACAGAACAAGCTGCGGCTGGTCTCGAAAAATTTCAAATTCACTGGAGCACTGCTGCAGGGCTTCAACCGGACGCTTGATGACCAGTCGGGATTCAACCACCGTTTGGGCCTGAGGTCCCGCCACGCTCACAGCAAGGCCGGGTACGCCTTTACCGCTCATCACGTGCCGCAGCTGCTGTGGGAGAACGAGTACCGGACGAACTTCGCGCCGCTGTTTCAGGAGACCGACATGATGGAGTCCACGCTCCGCCGGGTCTGCAGCGCGGCTCTGGTGCGGCTCGGCGGTCAGACGGACTGGCAGGGGGCGTGCAGCGCCCTGGAATTTCCTACGACTTTCGCGACGGGGGCCTGCAACAAGGCGATGGGCGTCCTGAATAATCTGCAGAACGGCGAAGCGTTCGCCAGGGCGCTGCATGATCTGGCCGCCCGCCTGGGGGCACTGCCGAGCAAAGCCAACTTTCATGCCCGGCGCTTTGAGCTCAGGGAGTTCGTCACGATGAGAAGCGCTGACTGGGATGATCTGGTGTTCGAAACTTCGGCCAGGCCGACAAAGAACACCGGAAAACGGCGACACGCTGCGGTGTTCATCTGGGAGCAGGTGACGGGCGGAGATTTCAGACTCGCACCGGCTCTTCGGGGCATGAGCCCCGGTCCTGCCAGGGACATGTACATCCGGTTCCTTAAACAGGACCTCGGGACGCTGGGACCGGCGCTGATGGACCGCGCCCACCAGCTGGCAGCGTTTCTCGATGCCGGACACCCCGAACTGATGCTCGACTTCCCGAAGTAAAATGACAGGGCGCCGCAGATCAGGAGCGGAAGTTCCTGGCCTGCAGGCCCGGTAATGGTAACGGTCTGAATAGAAGTCTGGATCACTGCCATAACCGCCACTGCCAGTCGTGCAACATGCCGCTCGTGGTCGATCTTCAGACGGCATACCTCTGCCAGCCAATGTCTGAATTTCGTGTGGCCCGGTGAGTCCCTGCAGCATATCGGGGCTGTTAACGTCTGAGACCAGCCAGACGCGGTGCAAGTTTTCGTGCGATGGTTTCGCCGAGGCGCGTTAACTCTGTCCAGGCGTGGGTCCTGCGGGCAGGGTCCCGGGCCAACTCGATCAGCCTGACGAACTCGGCGGCGTCTCTGACGGCGATCCGTCCACCGATATGCCACTCAAGTCCGGTGCTTGCCCGGGTGTAGGCGAGTACCTGATTTTTTGGCATGTGTTCGAGCAGCAGCGCTGAGAGCACTTTCTGCAGCGCCGGATCCTTCATGGCATTCGGATAGGGCGTGATGCCGCGCTGCACGGTGGAAGAGTTCTTCGACCTGCCCGCTGACTTAGAGGACGCAGAGGCGTCTGAACTGGTCGAGGTGATCAGATGCACCTTGCCGTCTGGGCTGACGGAGATAAGCGTACAGAGCGGGAATGGGGGATGGCCCGGGAAGGCGCGAACCTCTCCTTCAGGCCAGCTCCGAAACAGCATGCCCTCTTTCGTGCGACCGGCGATGAAGCCCAGTGTGGGCTGCTTCAGGGGGGGCCAATGATGCACTTCATTCTCGCTCGCTTTCAGAGCCGTGAAAATATCGCGGCGGGACAGGGTGGCCGGCAGTGAAGAGAAACAGCTGTGCCGTGTCAGCACGCGGTCCCAGCTCTGCTGAAACACACCTACCCGGTCGTCCAGAATTCGAATCAGGATGGCCTGCCGACACTTTCTGCAGCGCGACGGCACGTGGAGACCGGCCGGCAGCTTCAATCGATTGCTCAGGGCCTTCAGCAGCTGGATGGTCAGGAATCGCTGTTCGTACGCGTCTGCCAGAACTTCAGCCGGGATCTCGAGTGTAGTCACGTAGTGCAGATGCCGTTCAGGGTCGGACAGCTCGTCGACGAGTGCATGGAACCAGCTGAACTGCTCGACCGGTATGTGACTCAGGAACCGCGCCGGCTGCAGACTGCTGCTGTCGCCCAGCCAGGCCGGTGCCTGCAGGCACTGATGCTTCGGCCAGGGGCGCCCCAGGTCGTCGAAAAGCACCACGCTGCCGTGCCGGTTGGCATAGATGTAGATCGGCTGACCACAGTACCAGCAGTCGACCGGGATGAGGAAGGTCTTTCCGTGCATCACCGCAAGAGAACTCAGCTGATGGTGGTAGAACGAAGCGCCGTATCCGCCAGACGAACCTTCACCGCCCCAGCCACAGGTGCATCCCGGAGGATGATTGTTGGCGTTACACATGAAGTGGCTCCTTTTTCGGGAACGGCGAACGATCAAGCAGTCGGGTGAGAAGCGCTGGTACGATCCTACACAGGTCGCAGCCGTTCGTGGGCCACAGGTGACACCGGTCCAGTCACTTTCGGGAGTGAGGCTAGAATCTGTGCATGATCGTTGAACTTGCGCAGCGGATCGCAGGGAGAGCCTACGAACTCGATCCAGGTGGGCTGCAGAAGACCATGACCCGCCTGGGGCTCGAAGGGTGGCCCGAGGCCATCCAGCACCTGCAGTTTCAGGAGATCGGAACCGGAGGCGGCTGTAGCCTGCTCTCAGCCTTCCTTCAGGATCCTGAAGAGCATCAGGTCATCATCACGGATGGTGAGGCAGGCATTCCGTCCAGCCCAGATCGGTTCTGGCTGGCAATCGTGGATGCAGAGGACACGGAAATCTTCAGCGTCTCAACCCTCTCTCCGTCCTGAACTTCTGTCCCGCCGCAGGTACGGTGGTCACATCACCTCCAGTTCGGTCTGCTGGTGGCAGAATTGGATGGTGTTTTCATTCCGTGCCGCCATTCACACCTTCGAGATGCACCCCCTCTCGGACCCGCCCCTGATCAGACGACTGCAGGACACGCATCTGTCGGTGTCCTGCAGGAAAACCTGTGCAAGGATGGCAGCGTGAGTGCTCCAGTCCGTGATGTGCCCCTGCCTCCTGCCGAACGTGCATGGAATCCTCTTCCTCAGATGGGCGGCCGTGGACTGCATGACGGTTACCGGGGGCAGGTACTCAGTGCGGCCGACCGACGCTGGCGTCAGACCATCGAGCGGTTCATGATCTCTGAGGGCTTTTCGGCTCCGGAAGCCCGCGAACGCCGTCACCGGATCGAGCAGGACGTGACGACGCTGACCTCTGCCCTTGAAGCCCTGTACGGTACCCGCAGCCTCGGCAACTTTGCTGACCCGGTGGCCGAGGTGATCTTCATGATCCTCTCGAGGCGCGGCAAGATCACAGCTGCCCTCCGGGTCATGGATGAACTGCTGGGGATGCCAGGCGGCCTTCGGTCGATCCTCAACATGGATCTCGCTGACCTGGAAGAACAGTTCCGTCCGCTTGGCTTCCAGACCCTGAGGGCCCACCAGACCCGGGATGCCATTCAGCACCTGGAGCAGCGGCATGGGCTCGATCAGGTAGCCACCACCCTGGGAGCCATGACTGACCCCGTGCTGCTGCAGGAGCTTGAACTCATTCCCGGAATCAGCCGCAAGACTGCACTGTGCGTGATGCTCTACTCCTTCGGGCGTGATGCCTTTCCCGTGGACGCTCACACGGCCCGCATCCTGCAGCGAACTGGGGTGCTCGATGCAGCGGGACTGAAGCTCGGCGGGCTGGACCAGAAGCAGATTCAGCTGCTGGTCGAAGAGACGCTTCCCCCATCGACCCGTGGCAGCTTCCATGTCAACGCCGTCCACCATGGTCAGACACTCTGCCTGGAGCGCGACCCCCGCTGTGGCACCTGCCCCCTTCAGCTGCTGTGCCAGACCGGGCGAGAACGTGCACGCGTCATGGCCGAGGAGAGGGAACACCTGTCGCTGGTGGACATGTTCTGTGGCGCGGGCGGGCTCTCCGAAGGCTTCCGACAGGCCGGATACCGCACCGTCCTCGCGGTGGATGCCGACGAGCACGCCATGCGCACCTACCGGCTGAACCATCCCGAGGTGGACGAGGCAGCCATGCTCTGCAGGGACATCCGTGGGTTCCGGGATGAGGCCGAGGAGATCAGGGCCATCGTCGGGGACCGACAGATTGACGTGCTGGTGGGCGGACCACCCTGCCAGGGCTTCTCCCGAGCCGGGCTCCGCGCGAAGGCTGCACACGGGGCGCCACAGGCCACCGACGACGACCGCAACCACCTGTACCAGGAACTTGTCGATCTCCTCGAGGTGCTGGAACCGCGCGCCATCGTGATGGAAAACGTCCCGGGCATGGCTGAGGTCCGGTATGCCGACGGCACCACCTTCGTGCAGGCCGCACAGTCGGCCATGCACGCGGCCGGGTACGAAACCTGCACCTGGCTGCTGAACGCCGCTGCTTACGGTGTGGCCCAGGACCGCATCCGCAGGATCATTGTCGGTGTCCGGGGTGGTCCTGCGCCCACCGAGCCCCCACCGCCGGTTCGCCGTGCCATGTCCACAAGTCACAGAGAAGACACCCGCAGCGACGACATGAATCTGCCTGAAGCCGTAACCCTGCTCGAATGCATCGGGGATCTGCCGACCCTCGGGGCAGCTCAGGGCGTCAACATTGCAGGGTTCCGTGGCGGCCTGCTGACCGGGCATGTCTCCCGTTACAACAATGCCGAGGACCTAGAACGCTTCCGTGAACTCCGGCCGGGTGAATCGTACCGGAAACTGGTCGAACGGTGCCCTTGGCTCGAGATCTACAGCACCGAAAGCTTCCCGGACAAGTTCTACAAGCTGCCCGGGGACCGTCCTTCACGCACCATCGTGGCTCACCTGCAACGCGATGGGAACGGATTCGTGCACCCGGCCCAGCTGAGATCAATCACCCCACGCGAGGCGGCGCGGCTGCAGAGCTTTCCGGACAGCTACCTGTTCACCGGTCCATTCACGAAGGTATACCGGCAGATCGGCAACGCCGTGCCGCCACTGATGGCAGAGGCCATTGGCAGGCATCTGAAACAGCACCTTCTCCAGCTGGACCTCGCTGAGGAACAGTGAGTCTGATCGAGGTTCTCCCGCATCCGGCGGGAACTCTGGTGGCACTGTCCGGCGGTGGATACACCCCGCACGCAGCGGTGGCTGACCTGATCGATAACGCCATCAGCGCCGGGGCAAAGGTCATTTCCCTGCACCTGGACATCTCCGGTGAAGGAGTACTGTCTGTTGAAGATGACGGGCGCGGCATGGATCAGGAAACCCTGACCGAGGCGATGCGCGTCTCGACGGGCTGGGGAACGGTGAGAGCCGATGACGACCTCGGACGCTTCGGCACCGGCATGAAGGCCGCGGCACTGCACCTCTCAGAAGTCGGTCGTTTTACAGTGTCGAGTGCCGCAGCTGACGGTACCGGAACTGCCATCACGATGGATCTACGGCAGATCGAGAAAGAAGACCGCTGGGTGGTTCACCGGGAAGATCGTATGAGCCTGAAACGGGGAACCCGTGTCGACATCATCGGCCCGCTGTTTCCCAGGCGGCAGGAGGAGGCGTCAGCGGGCCTGATGGCCCTCTCCGGGCACCTGCGGGTGACCTTCGCAGCACAGCTGCAGGGTGGTCTGAAGATCATGCTGCAGGGCAAGTCCCTCGAACCCTGGGCGCTCTGCACCTCTGACCTTCCCGGCATGACCTCCATGAGTTCCCGGCCTCTGAAGGGCAGGGTTCGGGTGACGCCATTCATCCTGCCGACCGATACCGAAGACCCGATGGTTGAAGGACCCCTGGGCCGGCAGGCACACGCAGGCTTCCACGTCCACCGCAATGGTCGCGCGATCGTGTCCGGCGGCTGGCTTGGGATGAGTGCCGGGAAACGCGGCAGCGGAGAGCGAAACCGGATCCGGCTGCTGGTGGAGATCGGTCCGGAGCATGACGACCTCTGGAAGGTCACGCTGCCGAAGTCAGGCTGCACCCTGCCACAGATGTACCGCAAGCCGCTGAAACTGCTGCTCGACGAGGTGCTGAGCCGGGCCGGTCGGCAGCGGGCGGTGAGGACGGATGTCGGAACACGCCGGCGGAACCGGGAGGCCTGGACGAACGACGGATTGATCCGCCGTGAACATCCGCTGGTCAAAAAGGTCTTTGAACTGTCGTCAGATGTCGCGGCCGTGGAACAGCTGCTGGCAGTGCTTGAAGGGGGACATCAGGATGGCTGAAGGGCAGGAACTGAAACAGATCGATCAGGCCGTGGCGGTCACCGTGAGCATGCTGGAGGCATTCCATAAGGCCAGTGGCCTGACTCCGGGAGCACCACAGGTTCGACAGCAGGCCGCAGCGGCACTCCAGATGCTCGGCCTGACGGACAACCTCCTCGAGGAGGTTGTCCGTCAGGTGGAACTCAGCCAGGACACCGCACTGGACGGCCTGTTCGTCGTGCCGGCCGTGGTGAGCACCGAGGGCGACGATCCACCGGTCTGGGAGCCCGCGACAGACACGCCACTGGCCCGCCGGTACCTGAAGCTCCTCGAGAAGGAGGGCTGGCCGGTCGACGCCCGCGTCAGGCTGGGCCGCACCACCCGCTCCATCCTTGGCCGCTGTGGAAATCCGGCAGTGACAGCGCCATGGGATCGCCGCGGCATGGTGGTCGGTGACGTCCAGTCCGGTAAAACCACCAGCTACGTGTCAC
This genomic window contains:
- a CDS encoding ATP-binding protein, producing the protein MSLIEVLPHPAGTLVALSGGGYTPHAAVADLIDNAISAGAKVISLHLDISGEGVLSVEDDGRGMDQETLTEAMRVSTGWGTVRADDDLGRFGTGMKAAALHLSEVGRFTVSSAAADGTGTAITMDLRQIEKEDRWVVHREDRMSLKRGTRVDIIGPLFPRRQEEASAGLMALSGHLRVTFAAQLQGGLKIMLQGKSLEPWALCTSDLPGMTSMSSRPLKGRVRVTPFILPTDTEDPMVEGPLGRQAHAGFHVHRNGRAIVSGGWLGMSAGKRGSGERNRIRLLVEIGPEHDDLWKVTLPKSGCTLPQMYRKPLKLLLDEVLSRAGRQRAVRTDVGTRRRNREAWTNDGLIRREHPLVKKVFELSSDVAAVEQLLAVLEGGHQDG
- the dcm gene encoding DNA (cytosine-5-)-methyltransferase, which translates into the protein MSAPVRDVPLPPAERAWNPLPQMGGRGLHDGYRGQVLSAADRRWRQTIERFMISEGFSAPEARERRHRIEQDVTTLTSALEALYGTRSLGNFADPVAEVIFMILSRRGKITAALRVMDELLGMPGGLRSILNMDLADLEEQFRPLGFQTLRAHQTRDAIQHLEQRHGLDQVATTLGAMTDPVLLQELELIPGISRKTALCVMLYSFGRDAFPVDAHTARILQRTGVLDAAGLKLGGLDQKQIQLLVEETLPPSTRGSFHVNAVHHGQTLCLERDPRCGTCPLQLLCQTGRERARVMAEEREHLSLVDMFCGAGGLSEGFRQAGYRTVLAVDADEHAMRTYRLNHPEVDEAAMLCRDIRGFRDEAEEIRAIVGDRQIDVLVGGPPCQGFSRAGLRAKAAHGAPQATDDDRNHLYQELVDLLEVLEPRAIVMENVPGMAEVRYADGTTFVQAAQSAMHAAGYETCTWLLNAAAYGVAQDRIRRIIVGVRGGPAPTEPPPPVRRAMSTSHREDTRSDDMNLPEAVTLLECIGDLPTLGAAQGVNIAGFRGGLLTGHVSRYNNAEDLERFRELRPGESYRKLVERCPWLEIYSTESFPDKFYKLPGDRPSRTIVAHLQRDGNGFVHPAQLRSITPREAARLQSFPDSYLFTGPFTKVYRQIGNAVPPLMAEAIGRHLKQHLLQLDLAEEQ
- a CDS encoding TniQ family protein — protein: MIQELVPILSRTRPIPGEALSSYLDRLSAHMPLAVPLTALYYRLGLQESERAADVPSAIGITLTPRQLKDAAHVLRLPEVDIRRMLLSHYDGVAVNLTGLDPEDSQSLRRTGMREWAYMVGSHYCPACLAEDQAWRVAWKLPFSFACERHQALLNDTCPLCARRSGNVREDLGGASSYATKKRTPGFCMNPPATGVADQGRNAEPCGQNLGAVPQLDLADSLRLLGTQRHLNGVMEAGVDARSGLPALAYFQALRSLCALMLYVAEPADLGELPETVLKVFADRAEERNLRLDQRREKRAEGKVFGGPAIHTYGAVPTSAGLMAAMLPQAVEILTPSVSGSLDAQELSEKLFPFIQRLRDREQNKLRLVSKNFKFTGALLQGFNRTLDDQSGFNHRLGLRSRHAHSKAGYAFTAHHVPQLLWENEYRTNFAPLFQETDMMESTLRRVCSAALVRLGGQTDWQGACSALEFPTTFATGACNKAMGVLNNLQNGEAFARALHDLAARLGALPSKANFHARRFELREFVTMRSADWDDLVFETSARPTKNTGKRRHAAVFIWEQVTGGDFRLAPALRGMSPGPARDMYIRFLKQDLGTLGPALMDRAHQLAAFLDAGHPELMLDFPK